A stretch of the Vitis vinifera cultivar Pinot Noir 40024 chromosome 16, ASM3070453v1 genome encodes the following:
- the LOC104882014 gene encoding retrovirus-related Pol polyprotein from transposon RE1 has translation MILALNSKNKLGFVNGSIKAPLEETDLKGYATWSRCNNMVHSWIVNTLNPEIVDNVIYYSTAYEVWEDLRERFSQSNAHRIFEIQQDIACLRQEQLSVSAYYTKLKGLWDELASYNVAPHRAQQDQQKLMQFLMGLNESYSAIRGQILLMNPLPSVLQAYSSVSQEEKHCLLTSTNATTEFAASAAMAVCSNNKSLVAWKDKIDRSNTGMMEPTNRPSGSGYEEDDWFG, from the exons atgatTCTAGCTTTGAATTCCAAGAACAAATTGGGTTTTGTCAATGGCTCGATTAAGGCTCCTTTAGAAGAAACTGATCTTAAAGGTTATGCGACTTGGTCACGGTGTAACAACATGGTTCACTCCTGGATCGTCAATACTCTCAATCCAGAAATCGTGGACAATGTAATCTATTATTCTACTGCTTATGAAGTTTGGGAAGATCTTCGTGAGCGGTTCTCTCAAAGCAATGCACATCGCATCTTTGAAATTCAACAAGATATTGCTTGTCTTCGACAAGAGCAACTCTCTGTCTCTGCCTATTACACAAAATTGAAAGGTCTGTGGGATGAACTAGCTTCCTACAATGTTGCACCACATAGGGCACAACAAGATCAACAAAAATTGATGCAATTTCTGATGGGATTGAATGAATCTTACAGTGCTATTCGTGGGCAAATCCTCCTAATGAATCCTCTCCCTTCTGTCCTCCAAGCATACTCCTCTGTCTCTCAAGAAGAAAAACATTGCCTTCTTACTTCGACGAATGCAACAACGGAATTTGCCGCAAGTGCTGCTATGGCTGTGTGCAGCAACAACAAGTCTTTGGTGGCCTGGAAGGACAAAATAGATCGATCGAACACAGGAATGATGGAACCGACTAATCGCCCCTCTG GATCTGGCTATGAGGAAGACGATTGGTTTGGGTAA